Part of the Kamptonema formosum PCC 6407 genome, TGGCGCTGAAAAGTCAGCTCCTCCTCCTGATCGTTAACAAAACGAAACACCTTTTCTAAATCCTGTTGCAGATGTTGCACCAACCCCTGCAACTCCTCCACCGGCATCTTTTCCAGCGCTTGCACATCCACCTTCTCGCTCACACTCACCCGATCGGAAGACTCAGCCAAGCGATAAAGTTGCTGGTAAACATCCTCCTGGGCCCGCATCTGCGATCCCAAAGCCTGAGTCTGCTCTTGCTTAACACTCAGAGCACTCTGCTGGCCCTTTAACTCAGCCCGCGCTTGCGCCAAAGAATCTTGAGCTTGTTGCCATTCTTGCCATCGATTCTGGATATTCTGACCGTTCCTTTCCACCTCATCCTGCTGCTGCTGAACCCAACTCCGTTTTTGTTCCAACTGCTGCCAGTGCTGATCCAGCAATGCTTGTTGAGCCACCACCATCGCCAAAGAGTGATTCAACTCCTCCCGTATTAACTCTTGAGGAGCAGCAGCCCCCGACAGTCGTTCGAGCAAATCCTGAATATTCTGGGCCTGCCGCTCGTCTAACACCGCCGCCTGCTGCAAATTAGTCTGCTGCTGCTCCATGCGCTGCATCTCGCCGCGCAACTGTTCCCAAGCACCCTCAATTTCCAGACGACTGCGATCGACCTCTTCCCGCAGGCGATTAGCCTCCTCCCGCGCACTTTCAATTTCCGAGCGTTGGGCCTCTAGCCGTTCGAGTTCCTCCTCCATTTGCGCTAGCTGCTCTTCGCGAGCCTGCATCTCCATCTCCCGGCGGTTAAGCTCCTGACTAGAAAAAGTTAGAGAAGCCTTCCACTGCTCTATTTCCTCTTCCTTGTCCTTAAACTTATCCTGCAACCGCGAGAAATTTTGCAGAATGCTCACCAATTGGCGGGCGGCCTCCTGAATTTGCTGCACCTGCTTACTATTGCTCAGCTCAACCAGCACCAGAGTCCCACCGTTGAAGCTATTAGCTTCCTCCGCTGGAATCAACTCCTCACCGGGTACAGCGCTCCAATTATGCTCGCTCCGCCGACAAGCTAGCAGTTTGAGTTCAGCCTTACCGCTACCAAGACCAAAGCTGCTTTTCTGTTTTTGTACTTCCGCTAGATACAGCACGCTGATCGTCCTCTTGAGGTGTCGTTTGCCCAATCCGTGGATAACATTCTTTTCCGACTGTAGCAGCACAAGCGCGTGCTGCTGGCTCGAAGCGTCCAGAAAGCGCAAGAATGCCCCGCCTTCTGGAATTGCAAGCTTTCTAATTCTGACGCGCTGCTACTAGGCGACAGAACTGAGGGGGCGAAGATTGGCCCGTTGCTGTAGTTCCAATTTAGGCTGAAGATGCGCGTCAAGGTCAGCTAGTCAAAAAGTTTTCATTTATTTTATCAGTCTTATCGCCTCGCGGGTAGAAGCGATCGCTAACCTAACATGATATATCATGCCAATCGGAGTACACCCCGATAATTTCCATGTCAGAGCAGTATTAGGCTAGTCTAACTATAGTTCAGAAGTTTAAGTAAACTACCCACCGCTAACCCTGACTTTAAAACCGAGGGCGACACGGGGGCGATGCCCCTACATAGATGTAGAGGGCCCGGTTGGCTGTACTGCTTGGATAGTAAAGTCATGCGACACGAGCTGATAGCCAAGTTAGCTCAAATTCCAACGGTTTTAAGGAGAAAACTTTAGCTCCATGCAGGGAAATTTGAATGAAATAGACATCCGTAGCATCCTGCAACTGATTGAGTTGGGCCAGCGAACTGGAGAACTGTTTGTCGAGGCCTACAGCTCAGCGAGCGGCGGCCTCAACCAGCAAGCTTTCCACCGTTCGCCCTCAGAACAATCTTGGTTTGTCTTCTGTTTTAATGGTCAGATCATCTACGCTACCCAGAGTGCGGGCAGTTTGTTTCGCCTGCGAGACTACCTGCGGCGCTATAAAGCCGACACCGCTCTTGACAATATCGAAGCACCTTCGATCGCATCTACGAATGCTCCTGAGTACGGCTACCTCTGGGCTCTGTTGGAAAACCACACCCTCACCCCGGCTCAAGGGCGCAGCATCATCCACAGCATGGTACACGAAACTTTATTCGACCTACTCAGCCTGCACCAGGGGGCTTTTACCTTTGAGATGGGGCCGGCTTTAGCCCCCCAGTTGACCAGCCTGGATATTAGTTCTTTGTTAGCTAAGATTATTAAACAAGTGCAGGAGTGGAAGCAGTTTCACCCTCACATTCAGTCACCAAACCAGTGTCCGGTGATTTCAGACCCCGCTCAACTGCGCTCAGCACTGCGACCCAATGTCTTTAACACCCTCAACCGTTGGGCTGATGGTCAGACATCGATTCGCCAAATGGCGCGATACCTGAACCGAGATGTCTTGACAGTTGCTAAGGCGATTTATCCATTCGTACAGCAGGGATTAGTACAACTGTTCTATCAACCCTCTCGCACGGACACTCAGGCGCGAGAATGGTCATCGCGGGAAATTAAAATTCCCAGAGTTGTCTGTATTGATGATGACAGCGTGATTCGCAAGACCGTCGAGGCGATTTTGAACGAGCATGGTTATGAGGCCACTGGTATTAGCAACCCCCTTAAAGCGCTGAGTCTGGTTTTTCAGCTCAAACCCGACTTAATCTTGTGTGACATTGCCATGCCAGAACTTGATGGCTACGAAATCTGCGCCATGCTCCGTAATTCTACTGCTTTTCGGCAGACACCAATTGTGATGCTAACTGGCATAGACGGATTTATCGACCGCGTTAAGGCGAGGATGGTAGGAGCAACTGACTACTTTACCAAGCCCTTTGGAGAAAGCGAGTTATTGATGCTCGTAGAAAAATATGTCGGGCCGGGTTTGAAGGAAGCTCCTGAATCGGCAAGATTATTAGCTGACGAACTAGAAAATCACATAGAAGAAAACCAGAAACCTCAGAAAACCTGATGCGATGCCTTCGGCGCGGCGTTTCGCGATCGCACTTTTAAGTTAGTTGGAATTCAATTTCCTACCAAAGTCAGTCTCAATGCCCGAAGTGCAAATATAATATACCTAATTCTCAACTAAGCTCCTAAACAAATATCCCTTGCGATTAGTAGTTCTCAGCTAGCGCCGATGGCAGTAATTCCTGTTAACGTTAAACCCAAGCTTGCCTGTAGCAAAATCTACGCTACCCATTTTAGTTGTAGAAGAGAGCGCACACAAGCAAAGGTAAACGAACTCAAAACCCCATCGAGGTTAATTCCTTGGTCTGTGGGTCAACAGAAATACGGGCGAACATTCCTTCGTCCTTACCCAACTCTCAAACAATCGCTATACGGGTAGGTATCGGCATTATGGTGGGCAACCCGGACTTCATATTACCAGGCTTCAATTCCGATCAAGCTCCTGAATTTCAAGAGCTGGAAAGTCCCGAAGGTGAACTACACCTGCGGTTTTACGTTCCTTCGGGAAACGAGTTTGCACTACCAGCGATGGGCATTCGAGAGGTACTTTCCCCGGCACCCGATAGAATGACCCCGATTCCCAATGTTTCTCCCTTGCTTTTAGGTACTCTAAATATGAGGGGGCGCGTGATTTGGGTTGCTGACTTGGGCCAATTTCTAGGAGACCAAACACCTTTAAACACGGACAGACCAGAAATTCCGATCATTGCAGTCGAAGATCAAGACACTATATTAGGGTTAGCAGTCGATCGAATTGTCGGGATGCACTGGCTCGATGTAGACCAACTGCACGCTCAGTCTTCAGCTCCTGATGGGATGGTTCCATTCCTTAGAGGGGAATGGTTATTGGGCGATGAGACTTCTCAGGTTCTCAGATTGCTAGACCAAGTGAAAATTCTGCGCTCGGCCCGGTGGGCTGCATGAAATCGATTTTATTTTTTCGATTTTATTTTTTCGATTGAGTCCGATCGCGCGTCAGAGAATCACTTCTAAAAGTCAAGGTAAAAATCTAAAATCTAAAATCTAAAATCTAAAATCTAAAATCCAAAGGGGGCGGCAAATGGCAACAACTACAGACTTTGAGCAGGAGTACCAGCGGGCAGAAGCGGCATACCTGGAGGGCAACTATGAAGAAGCTGCTGCTCTGGTTTACCAGTTAGTAGAAGATTTTCCCGAAGATCCAAGTGCTCGCTTGCTATGCGGTCACATCTACTGCTACGGGCTGCAACAGTATGATGTAGCGCGAGAACAGTACATGGTAGTGCTGAGTCTGACAGATGATACAGGCTTCGTAGATCATGCCAACAACGGCATTGCTTACGCAGAGCAGTTTGCCGTTGGAGCACCCGGAGAGAGTTTAGAGAATTTTTCAGAAGATTTAGATTTAGAAATGTACCCTGGTTTATCTGGGGAAAACGATTTAGAACAACCGGACTTATCGCTTTTTGGTGGCGGATCTGATTTGGAATCCGATCTCGGCACCAGTAGCCTAGAACTAGATAACGCTGGCATGATGGGCATGGGGCTTTCCGAGTTAGATTTTGAAAATAATTTAGAAAATTACGCCAACGACGCAGAACTTTTAAATCCCTTTGGCGAATCCCCCAACTTTGATAGCAACAGCAGCGGTAGTGGAGGGATGGCAGCTTTTGCCGATGCGGATCTCGACTCAGGGGTAGAGTTGGGGGGGCTGGATTTTGACGATGATGCGATGGCTATGGCTGATACCCAGCTTACCTTCCCCGCTCCCAAGGAAAAGCCATCACCGCCGGCTCAGGAACAGAGACAAGCAGATGTATTTGCCGGGGCTGCCTCGAAACAGAACGGTCGCACTATAGGCTCTCAATCCCTTGCCGATTCTGGGTTGGCAGACTCTGGGATAGAAGATCTAGGCGAGTTCCCAGAAGATTTTGATGATATGTTTGCGCCTTTGGAACTGCCAGACGACCTTAACTTTGAAGAATCTTACCCACCAGCCGAGACTAACGGCAAGCAAAAGATGCCACTCCAACCGCAGCCAACAGCCGAACCAGGACAGACAAGATCTAGAACATCAGGCATACAAGCCAAAGAAGGCAGCGATTTAGGTGGAAG contains:
- the hmpF gene encoding pilus motility taxis protein HmpF, producing the protein MLYLAEVQKQKSSFGLGSGKAELKLLACRRSEHNWSAVPGEELIPAEEANSFNGGTLVLVELSNSKQVQQIQEAARQLVSILQNFSRLQDKFKDKEEEIEQWKASLTFSSQELNRREMEMQAREEQLAQMEEELERLEAQRSEIESAREEANRLREEVDRSRLEIEGAWEQLRGEMQRMEQQQTNLQQAAVLDERQAQNIQDLLERLSGAAAPQELIREELNHSLAMVVAQQALLDQHWQQLEQKRSWVQQQQDEVERNGQNIQNRWQEWQQAQDSLAQARAELKGQQSALSVKQEQTQALGSQMRAQEDVYQQLYRLAESSDRVSVSEKVDVQALEKMPVEELQGLVQHLQQDLEKVFRFVNDQEEELTFQRQAIEELEAKIRAASEYDRLSLEGELADEQENYEMLNETLVGQRRSLREREEVLSQHQAVLERRLGKADGGKQNEKIDLGPVLSQLEGQRHQHGEELQKLEAQIQQMREAIAQMEGTIHRQSGEQEAKRYEIKQLEQNLQNQRGTVAELWGRVNLYQEMLQPVQDNLSGLRQKLEAVGAQLSQVQEKADHQMQAIAQLREMLGSLSS
- a CDS encoding response regulator — protein: MQGNLNEIDIRSILQLIELGQRTGELFVEAYSSASGGLNQQAFHRSPSEQSWFVFCFNGQIIYATQSAGSLFRLRDYLRRYKADTALDNIEAPSIASTNAPEYGYLWALLENHTLTPAQGRSIIHSMVHETLFDLLSLHQGAFTFEMGPALAPQLTSLDISSLLAKIIKQVQEWKQFHPHIQSPNQCPVISDPAQLRSALRPNVFNTLNRWADGQTSIRQMARYLNRDVLTVAKAIYPFVQQGLVQLFYQPSRTDTQAREWSSREIKIPRVVCIDDDSVIRKTVEAILNEHGYEATGISNPLKALSLVFQLKPDLILCDIAMPELDGYEICAMLRNSTAFRQTPIVMLTGIDGFIDRVKARMVGATDYFTKPFGESELLMLVEKYVGPGLKEAPESARLLADELENHIEENQKPQKT
- a CDS encoding chemotaxis protein CheW codes for the protein MVGNPDFILPGFNSDQAPEFQELESPEGELHLRFYVPSGNEFALPAMGIREVLSPAPDRMTPIPNVSPLLLGTLNMRGRVIWVADLGQFLGDQTPLNTDRPEIPIIAVEDQDTILGLAVDRIVGMHWLDVDQLHAQSSAPDGMVPFLRGEWLLGDETSQVLRLLDQVKILRSARWAA